AAGAAGATTTTTACTCTCTGCTGCTCTAGTGTGTTTCTCTTTAAGGTCAAACAAGCTACAGGTTTGTTCCGGTAAAAAGTGAAAAGTCATTTTTCTGCTGTGAACTCCACCGAGCAGCTGAGGTTCGCTGCCTCTGCTCCGTCCTTGAAAGCAAACAGGAAGTACATGACCTTCCTGACCTTGGCCAGCTCAGCGATCCTCTCGCCAAACTCCTGCATGTCCGCTTCCAGGCATTTGAGCGCCGAGTCCTCGGGGTCGTCAGCGTTACGCCAGAACGTTCCGATGGGCTCTAGTAGCTGCCGGGTCATCAGGTGGGTGAGGTCAGGGGTCCAGTGCTGGGAAATACCAGTGATGGTGACACGGCCGTGgccagagagggagaaattCCAGCGGGAGAAGTTCAGCCCCTGGATGAGGAAGTCCAGACGATACACGGCTTCGTGGGGAAGAAGCAGACGCTCGCCGTCCTGACGTTTTTGACCCGAGCGCTGCAACGACGACACGCGAAGACGCATCATCTGGAacaaaggaaggaggagagagaacagaggccCCTCGTGATTCTGAGAGAAACATGGTGGAGTCAGTCGAAGATCTCAGTCTGAGAAACACACGACTTTCGTCAACAAAGATGATTCTGAAGAGAAACTTCTGCAGCTCACGActacaaaccaacacacacacacacacacacacacacacacacacacacacacacacacacacacctgcacagcTGTTCTcatgacttccattcattgtgcaCGGTCTAACCAAAGCCTGATATCTGACCATGACCAACTAAAGCCGAACCGTAACCTGATCCTAACCACGACTCGTGTTAACTCAAACCTGAACCACAGCACCCCCTACAGGTGTAGGCCATAAAACACAagcaccagatttcacacagtCGAGCATCAGAACCTAAAAAGTCCAGATTTCTTATTGTCTGGTAAAAACGCCccaatgtttaagaaaatgaaaataatttctcCAAACCTTAACCTGTCCACacagaggtggtggtggtgtgcacTGGTTGTTACTATGAAAAATAGTTTTCACCATGTTTCTCATCATGTCAGCTCACTGGGAAGCTCGGGCTCAaagttcttcctcttccttttcattttctttggagTCACTCATCAGTACATGTATGAATGTAGCTGTGAACCAAACTTCTCTGCATGGACAAGGTGCAAATTTACACTTGCTCACAgtcagagaagctgtggagctGTGGAGCTGTCACGTCACTCTGAGAAACCAGAAAGAACAACAGGAAACTGTTCTCTGATCATTTAATATCTAACAATATAACTGGTCAATAGATCTATTGATTGTTACACTGCAGCGACATTGAAATCACCAGGAGCACTTTAAGAACACACGTCGTGAAGAATGTGATGAACCAGAAAGAGACAAGTTTAAATAAATCAAGACATTCCTATAAAAACAGCTGAAGTTCCTGAAAAGCATCCGTCTGCAGAAAGTGAACTTTgaaaactacaaacaaaacaaatgatgttTATCGTCTGTCGTGTTTAAAACTGAAAGTAATTAATATgtgatatatttaaatatatccATGTTGAACATTTCATCAACTGTCAGAACTGACGTCTATAATCAGGTCCAGTCTTTGTACATGCAGTTGtatttaatcacacacacactcagctgaaGACGAGCAGTCATGTCAGTCTCACCTCGGTCAGAGCAGAGTCTTCTTTAAACGTCAGCACCATGGTGTCAGAGGGAGTCTCAGCCTGGTCCATGTCTGACTCGGAGGTTCTGATCCCGGGTTGTGTCGAGGGCAGCGCTGCCTGTCTGGACGGATCCTGTAATGATGAAGCTTTGCAAGAGTTTCTGATTtcacccccacctctctctctctctctctctctctctctctctctctctctctctctctctccccccctctctctccctctctccctctctctctctctctccaactctTTCCATCACAGTTGGGCAGTGCCTCActgttgcccccccccacctcccctcttCCTGCCCCAGGGTAGTTTGGGTCGGCCGCATTGATTGGCATGCCTCACAACATGAGAGAGATCGATGAGAAAACAGGATCAGTCAGATCAGTTAGTCgtatttttgtgttctgttctttgtgccccccccccgtcctctaaatcacacaaacacacacacacttcttcaaAAGTGACATTTAATGTGCATTTAATTTGTACCGCCATGAAACCAGCTCCAGTATTTATATACTTTGAATTATTATCTGAGGTGTAAACTATGGAACAGGTTTGAAACGTCTgaatatcaaatgaaaatacTCTCAGCCTTTTTCAGGTGGGTGATGTGTGAGGGTGCTTAGCAACAGATCGCACTGATGACGAACAAGAGGGAACTCTGGGAGTTTCCTGAGGGCTTCTGGGAGCTCGACTGGTCTTGGCTCAAtggatcatttatttatttatatcattcactgacgtgtgtgtgtgtgtgtgtgtgtgtgtcacacaggaTGTGGGTGGTTGGCGTTCCCTTGTTAAAAACTTTGGAAATCTTTAGTTAATTACAGATGCTGGAGGTTAATTAAGTGGAAAACATGATGTATTTCAGATCTTGAAGAACAAATGGAAGCTGTGGGATGCTTCTTTATTTAGTagattatatatttatagtttAGATTTTTGCATTTGGTAAATTGAAGTCTGTTTTGTAGAAACTGGATATTAGTTGTTCaacagtttcctgtttctatagcacttatctaaacaaagtgctttacaaaacaCATGGGAatcaaacaacacagaacaaagcAGAAAGAGATGGATAACATAAAACAGAGCGACCGCTGGTTCGAGTCCTCCGCTCTGATGACTATGATCACATGTCCACGTTGTTTCTCTCAGGTGATCCCGGACTGGAAGGACCAGGAGTGGGATAAAGAGAAACCGGAGTCGTATGCCGGGATCTTCCACTTCCACTTCTGGCGGTTTGGTGAGTGGGTGGATGTGGTGATCGACGACCAGCTGCCCACGGTGAACGGAGAGCTGGTGTACTGTCACTCCAACGACAGCAACGAGTTCTGGAGCGCGCTGGTGGAGAAGGCCTACGCCAAGTAAGCAAGTCCAGCATGTCCCTGTCGTCTCCCTGTCGTCTTTATTGGGATAAGAATTAAAGTCCTAATATCTTAGTTTTTCAACTGAATTGAATTCAAAATGCTGTGTTGCACCtagattattttattattatattagttTTACACTTTCAGCTTCCATCTGCCTTGATGCTGCACGTAGAAGAATTTTAAGCTTGATTTGAGGCTTCTTGAACAAATGGACGAAGTCAAATCTGATTCTCCCACAAAGACTTTATGTCCATTTGAATCCAGATGCAGGAAAGAATCCGCCTGACacaataaaactctgcagcATCTGATTGAAACCACGAatgattgtttgtgtttcccAGAATGTGTGGATGTTATGAAGCTCTGGATGGGGGCAACACAGCCGATGCTCTCGTGGATTTCACCGGCGGCGTGTCAGAGCCACACGACTTAATAGAGAACGGATAcaaagatgatgaagacaaaCGCAACGAGCTGTTCGAGAGAGTCCTGAAGGTCCACAACAGAGGAGGCCTCATCAGCTGCTCGATCCGGGTGAGGAGACGTCAAACACCCAGCTCCGGCTCAGTGAGTAAATCACTCAGCTTCATTCTCACTGAACCGGAGCCGATGTGTCGTTCCAGGCAACCAGTGCGGCGGACATGGAGGCCAGGCTGGACTGCGGCCTGGTGAAGGGTCACGCTTACGCAGTGACAGACGTCCGCAGGGTGAGGCTGGGTCACGGCTTTCTGGCCTATTTCAGGTCAGACAAACTCACCATGATCCGCATGAGGAACCCGTGGGGACAGAGAGAGTGGAACGGGCCCTGGAGCGacaggtgaggaagaggagcgacAGGAGcaggagatgaaggagcagagtCGATAAATGTTGGTGTCAGACTTTTTACTGTGGAGATGCAAAGGTCACGTTTGAGATCATTGAGATGCTCAGGTTCACATTCAGAGCTGAGATATTAACAGGTTTGACCTGTTATTTGACTGAAAAGAGATTTTCTCTGCACAAATTGTAGGAATCAGGATTTTTAAATCTGTAACATTTGTACTTCCTGATCACTTGTCTTCagaatttaaagttaaatgtcctttttttcctcttctgcgTTTGGCgtgtgtctgcagctctgaaGAGTGGAAGAAGGTCAGTAAGAGCGAGCGGGAGAGGATCGGCGTCACCGTGCAGGATGATGGCGAGTTCTGGTGAGGTTTAGAGCAACGCTGCCCTCTGTTGGCAAATCAAAGGTGCCTGCATGTGGCACTCGGTGACGCTGCACCTGAAATGAATTAACATGTTCTTCTACTTGTTTGTTTctcgttcctcctcttcctctcatcatAAATATCACTGAGTCAAATTTCTCTGATCCTAACCAGAATTTTCCTTCTCTCCATTTCTGCAGGATGACGTTTGATGATTTCATCACCAACTTCACAGACCTCATCCTCTGTCGTCTCATCAACACGTCCTACCTGAGTTTCCACAAGACCTGGGAGGAAGCTGTGATGAGGGGCTCCTGGCGTCGCCACGACGACCCCCTTCTCAACCGAGCGGGGGGTTGCTCCAACAACAAGCACTCCTTCCTCCAAAACCCACAGGTATTTTGTTCCTCCAAAcatttgttattgttgctgAATGACGGAGTGAACTCtgataacgtgtgtgtgtgtgtctgtgctccgTGTTGTAGTACGTGTTCGACGTGGAGAAGCCAGAGGACGAGGTTCTGATCTGTCTGCAGCAGAAAGATCGCAGAGCCAGACTGAGGGAGGGACAAGGAGAAAACCTGGCCATTGGTTTCGACATACACAgagtgagctgtgtgtgtgtgtgtgtgtgtgtgtgtgtgtgtgtgtgtgtgtgtgtgtgtgtgtgagtgtgtgagagtgagtcaAATTAGGGTCAAATagtttttagaaaaaaatgtttagaaaaacaataattgacctcaaatatgaaaataatgataaattgataaaattttaaataatattccAGAATTGAATAGAAAAAACTTTTCTTACACtgttatatttaaaagcaaaagtTAAACTTTCATATTCAAATGATAGTTTCTCTCTGTAGTTTGCCTCTCAGAAGTCTGACGTATGAatattgtctctgtgtgcaggtgGAGTTAAACAGGACGTACCGTATGCACATCACCCAGCAGAAGGTTGGTGGGAGTGTCTACATCAACTCAAGGTCTGTGTTCCTACGCATCGACCTGACAGAGGGACGCTACGTCATCATACCCACAACCTTTGACCCCGGCCTGGAGGGAGACTACCTGCTCCGCGTCTTCACCGATGTGTCCTCAGACTGCAAGTAGGACCTcgctgctttgtgtttgttcctCTGCAGCATGATTGAGTCTTTAGATGACAAACGAATAATGTTATCAAGGCCTCCTCCAACCTGAGCTTTACACCACAGTTAAACCAACAACATAGACACTAGGacatcatctgtctctctgtctctctgtctctgctgcagggaGTTGACTCAGCATGAGCCTCCACAGACCTGCTGGTCCGGGTTGTGTGGTTATCCCTCTCTGGTCACTCAGGTCCACGTGCTACAGGCGAACGGACTCGCAGGACAAGACTCTGGTGGAGGTAGATCTAACTTCATTCTTGCTTTTTCCAGGAATCGTCAACATGGACTCAGAGACACGAAGGAATATTCACCTCCACGCGGAGGTTATGTCCTCGGctgagtctgtttgtgtgttaatcAGCAGGATTAAAGAAAAATGACTGGACAGATGTGATGTGGGTCAAGAAAAGAACCCTTTagattttggtgtggatccagatcagggggctgATTCaagaatttagtttttattactTCAACAGTGTGAGgatgtttttcaatattttcacgTCAATGAATtcacggatcttgatgaaaaagatcAGGCAGGATTCAGGGACTGAAAGTCATGAGTGTGTTTGAAATTTGTCCcagaaccaaacaaaaatgtggatctagtgaattcaaatTAAAGGACTGTTGTGCTTCAGTGGAGGAACCTTCACCattgttgtctctctctctccagtgtcaGACCCCTATGTGATCATTCGCTGTGAAGGACAGAAAGTTCGCTCTCCGGTCCATAAGGACACACGCAGTCCCGTCTTCAACACCAAGGGGCTGTTCTACAGGAAGAAAGCCCACCAGCCAATCAGCATCGAGGttcgtgtgcatgtgtttgattgtgtgagtgtttgattgtgtgtttgtgtgagtgtttgattgtgtgtttgattgtgtgtttgtgtgagtgtttgattgtgtgtttgattgtgtgtttgtgtgagtgtttgattgtgtgtttgattgtgtgtttgtgtgagtgtttgattgtgtgtttgattgtgtgtttgtgtgagtgtttgacaTGAAgctttcactccctctctctccgccTCTCTCAGATCTACAACCACAACGCGCTGAAGGACTCGTTCCTGGGTCAGGTGACGCTGCCGACGGATCAGGGTGATTTACAGCAGACGCTCCACCTGAGGGACAAGGGCAATCGCCGTGACAACGACCTCCCTGGTACCCTCACTGTTGCCATAGTGACCAGCACGGTGCTCACCAACATCTGAGACAGTTCTGCCAAACTGATGCAGCTGATTCAGAAACTTTAACAACAGTGTACAACATCTTGAGATAACAAGATCCTACGTTTTGAAAGATTTTTACTTAACGACACATCCAGGAGGAGAACTGTGACAAACACATGTCACCTTTTGTTTTAGCTTCATGcctataaatgtgtgtttacatcattATTATCAGCTCCTGTTGTGGCTGAACGTCCATACCAAATATAGTCGTCATTCCAGAAACGTCACGCAGCAGCTCCACAACAGACGACGTCTGGCTGTGTCGCTGATCTGCTGAGCGTGGCCCAGGTCTGATCTTAATATCCTGAATTTAAAGTTTATAAACATCGTTTACACGTTTCTTCTGATTGGATATCATCTTATCTTCTTCAGCAGCTACTGAGTGGAATTTTTATTCTACTGTTTAATCTGTTTGAGCtttcttatcttttattttagtttacaCTATCATTCatatatttgtcttttatatTGACAGAAGCTTTACAAGTGGACTTGTCTAGTAGCATAGCACCATGTGCCATCACCGAAATCTTCCATTGTGGCATTAGTTTGATTCAATGCACTCAGTTTGCAGTTTAATAGCATCCAGCTTAACCTAATGCAGTGTAATACATAATGTACAATATGTTAGTTAACTGCTTCAGATAGATGTCGATTTAACCCAGTGGTTATTCtggaggctgcagtttgtgatgCAGAGGTGTTTGTGTCATACGGTCCACCCTCACTGTTATAAATGGGCAAAATAATAGGAACAGCTGTCAGAGAGTTTTTAGGTTTACTCATCTTCAGACTAAAAACCTTTAGTACCTTTGACGGTGTTATGTGGACactgaaatcatattttaaacaggTTAATCCATCCATCATTATCTAGGTTATGTTTAATGATTAACTCATGATAGAGTGTAGAGCTGAAAAAGAGTGAAATGTGATAATGTCAATAAATTCATGCTCTTGGTAAATAATTCATATCGTTCATACTGGCTTTCACTATTATCTTTCATACTATAACAGCTATCAtggtttaaacatgttttacatttagtTAAATTTGGTATTAAAATGTTGAAGTGTCTGAAATTCAAATGTCTGAAACTCAAATGTATAAACTCTGCTAAAATATCTAGTATCAATTTTGTCatttctaaaaaagaaaagtaaagtaaatattgTGAGTTCagttctacttcctgtctgaAACCAAAATACAGCAGGGGCAGCAAATCTAACATACAGAACATACATGCAGTGTTGTGCCAGTTCACACAAGAACTAGTTCAAAGTTCACAGTGGTTGTTTTTGATAGTAAAGGTTGACGACCCCTGACCTACAGTCTTTTTCATATGTCCCCACAATGTGCACAAGTCAAGAATGCTCACACACGCCTTGTGTTTCCTTTGATGTTCCTTTAATGAACGAACGCGTTGTTCTGTGACATGAgactaaaatataaaacaagtgTAGAATTCTaacattcaaatacatttaaaaataaataaatgtagaaattcaACTTTACATGTcatgtaaagtaaaaataacctttttcatcactaaattaattaattttttcattttttatgtatttaatttattcctgcatttatttattacttgtGTTAGTTTTTTCTCCCTCATAGCTACGGAATGCATTAAGCCAATGAATATCCTCACTTAGATAGAAGTacaggtagtgtgtgtgtgtgtgtgtgtgtgtgtgtgtgtgtgtgttcctttaaTGAAGGGAACGTGTTGCTCTCACAAGACTTTGATATAAAACAATAGTATAGAATTGTAGAACTTCAAAGGGCCGAGTAGGGAGACAAGAAAAGGAAATACAGTGAAACACTTTGATGTTTGCTGCGTCCGGTTTCGTGGTCATTATTTCATTCTGCCttcgttcattcattcattgggAAACACTGTGATCTTCCAGTGTATGGGTTAATCTGCAATGGCAAATTgtccccccccaaaaatgaacaaaagTAACCTCCACCAAACACAGAGCGGCAAACAAGAGGATTCCAGTATCTTGAAACAGAAACAGCTTATCAAGAAAATAGAGGCTCTCAAGACTGAGACCCAGATTTTACAGCAAGAGGTGAAAACTGGCAAAACGAGGCAGCAAGTGCTCCTGGAAACTGTTCGACGTAGCCAGAGAGTGATAGCAAATCTTATCCTGGACAAATGTGCCAGCGAGTTCAAGGCAGAAAAACTGAGCGCCATTGTGACGAATCTCAAACAGCAGTTAGCtgagtttgagagaaaagcgaataaagagaaacaagagTTAATTTTAGCCTCAAAAGCAAAATTCCACGAGAGGTTGGCTAAGCAAGCTAAGAAAGCATGTAGCGTACTGAATGAGCAGGCGAAAAAACATACGATCGAGATTTCAATGATGAAGAAAAAGCTTGAGTcgcaaaagagaaaaatgatagagaaagtaaaagacatgcgggaaaaagaaaaaaaacgggaaatgaaaaggaaactaAAAGAGGCCGATAGAAAACTCAAGTCGCAAAACGTCCAGGATGCAGCAAATAAACTGTCATCGGCAGTGACGCTGAAAAAGATATGGTCCACATCAACGGACGCTGATAGAGATAAAGCATCAAGTACAGAACAACTGCTGCAAGAACCGGCACTGAACGTCAAACCAATGGATCAGGaggtgaaaaaaataaagggaatacTGAAGAAACCTCGCACTGTGAACGACAGCCACTCAGAGAGACGGAAGAACAAAGACCCTGAGAGGACTCCAGAAGAGCAGGAGAAATTAAAATCCACACTGAGCAACGTGGAAGCAAGAGATGTTGaccaagtggccaaaaataaGATTGTTACTCGGAAGAAAGGAGTTTCTTTCAATGACGAAATCAAGGTTTTCAGATACCTGCTGAAGAAACCGAACAAGTCGAAGTCTAAACGAGCAAGACAATGACAAGAGAACATGAGATGGTACAAACTGAACAGAGTCCAAACTGCACCAAACAAAAACGATAGTGACAAAGGGAACTACGATAGAACTGCTCCCCAGTTTGAGCTCTGCTGTTTGTGGATCCTTTACATTTCTCTCTCCACCATTGCCCCAGACAACACTAAGGCCATGCAAGCAGATCTAACGGTGCTCCGAAGCATATTGTGTTCACTTGTTAATTAATAAGTTAGAAATATTCAAATTGCAAGATAcgttttcattaaaaaaaacaaaaaaacaaaaagaggctGTTTTTCTAAATTCATGAGGTCATTATCTTGGAAATTCTGAGAAAGTTttcatgggaaaaaaaagaggaagctgtttttctgaattaaagCGTCAGCTCTCACCTTCACGGAGTACGGTTGCTTCCGCATCATCCTGATGTGCAACAGTGCTCATCTATCATCTCCATAACATTCATAATATGTACTATAAATAATCATAGTGTgcagtatttaaaaaacataattatattCTTATGCTGTTATAGGAAATATCTGGATGCAGTTTTGAGTTGTTTAAAGCAATTGATTCATCTTGCAATTAACTCGTgaaattgtgtgtctgtgtgtgtgtgtgtgtgtgtgtgtgtgtgtgtgtgtgtctgattacAACCTCCCCTGTGCTGTGtctcatcccccccccccccccccccccccccccccctctctctgtgtaaCAGGGTTCAGTGGCAGCAGTGAATGAGCAGCTTGCTGTGTCACTGTTAATACCAacaagaaagagggagggatgagcggaggaggaggagggagttaTTCACTGCTTAAAACTCTGTATACCTTCatatgaaagagagaaaagagagtcagagagcaaagaacagaggaggagtcTGGAAGTAAGGAGAGGAACTCAGGAAGAAGTAGACAAATCTGccaagagaggagaagagagagtgacagagacagaggagagacaaacAGGTTTTCCTGCTACTCCTGAAGAAAGACTGCACCATCTCGTCCTCCGTTCTGTTCCCCTgttcttcatccctccatccaacAGGCAGGACGTCTGTGCGGAGACCCGCACCTGAAACGAAGGgaggacagaagagagaaagaagcagaagaagagttCAGATCATGCAAAAGGGTGA
The Paralichthys olivaceus isolate ysfri-2021 chromosome 11, ASM2471397v2, whole genome shotgun sequence genome window above contains:
- the ompa gene encoding olfactory marker protein a, giving the protein MDQAETPSDTMVLTFKEDSALTEMMRLRVSSLQRSGQKRQDGERLLLPHEAVYRLDFLIQGLNFSRWNFSLSGHGRVTITGISQHWTPDLTHLMTRQLLEPIGTFWRNADDPEDSALKCLEADMQEFGERIAELAKVRKVMYFLFAFKDGAEAANLSCSVEFTAEK
- the capn5a gene encoding calpain-5a, which gives rise to MVVPYEGQSFSALRRQCQQNGRLFEDPLFPTSDQSLFYQSNSIGRVTWKRPKELCSDPHLFVDGISAHDLHQGQLGNCWFVAACSSLAVRDALWQKVIPDWKDQEWDKEKPESYAGIFHFHFWRFGEWVDVVIDDQLPTVNGELVYCHSNDSNEFWSALVEKAYAKMCGCYEALDGGNTADALVDFTGGVSEPHDLIENGYKDDEDKRNELFERVLKVHNRGGLISCSIRATSAADMEARLDCGLVKGHAYAVTDVRRVRLGHGFLAYFRSDKLTMIRMRNPWGQREWNGPWSDSSEEWKKVSKSERERIGVTVQDDGEFWMTFDDFITNFTDLILCRLINTSYLSFHKTWEEAVMRGSWRRHDDPLLNRAGGCSNNKHSFLQNPQYVFDVEKPEDEVLICLQQKDRRARLREGQGENLAIGFDIHRVELNRTYRMHITQQKVGGSVYINSRSVFLRIDLTEGRYVIIPTTFDPGLEGDYLLRVFTDVSSDCKELTQHEPPQTCWSGLCGYPSLVTQVHVLQANGLAGQDSGGVSDPYVIIRCEGQKVRSPVHKDTRSPVFNTKGLFYRKKAHQPISIEIYNHNALKDSFLGQVTLPTDQGDLQQTLHLRDKGNRRDNDLPGTLTVAIVTSTVLTNI